A window of the Brumimicrobium sp. genome harbors these coding sequences:
- a CDS encoding Lrp/AsnC family transcriptional regulator produces MDYIDEKILEILQTDCLKTAKEMAAELALTATPIYERIKKLENAGYIKDYVALLDADLLGQSVLVILNITVKDHHTTQRDSFVEEIKSLVAITEFYQVSGTYDYVAKARFKDIKEYSNFLVNDLSAIQNINNIESQIVLEELKYSTKVII; encoded by the coding sequence ATGGACTATATTGATGAAAAAATACTTGAAATTCTCCAAACAGATTGTTTGAAGACTGCAAAAGAAATGGCAGCTGAATTAGCCCTAACGGCAACCCCTATTTACGAGCGTATCAAAAAACTTGAAAATGCTGGTTATATAAAGGATTATGTAGCTCTCCTTGATGCAGATTTATTAGGTCAATCGGTATTAGTTATTTTAAATATTACCGTAAAAGATCACCATACCACACAGCGAGATAGTTTTGTAGAAGAGATTAAATCGTTAGTAGCTATTACAGAATTTTACCAAGTTTCAGGAACCTATGATTATGTTGCAAAGGCACGATTTAAAGACATTAAAGAGTATAGTAACTTTTTGGTAAATGATTTATCAGCCATTCAAAACATCAATAATATTGAATCACAAATTGTATTAGAGGAGTTGAAATATAGCACTAAGGTGATAATATAA
- the speB gene encoding agmatinase, with translation MKMRTYAGIPEEFGEFDQAKIVMIPVPYDGTSTYGKGADKGYDAMLDASENMELYDIETDSEVYKEGIYLAPKVTEDSSPEAMCDAVEKATTDMLNTGKFVTLFGGEHSISIGSIRAFRKKYTNLSVLQLDAHSDLRPEFHGSACNHACAMHEASKTTNLVQVGIRSMDTVELPFVKKENFYTMYRLRATENWMDEVISKLGEDVYLTIDLDVFDPSIMPSTGTPEPGGLLWYDVITLVRKLIEKKNLVGFDIVELASEEGVPSPDFMASKLVYKILSYKFKK, from the coding sequence ATAAAAATGAGAACTTACGCTGGAATACCTGAAGAATTCGGTGAATTTGATCAGGCAAAAATTGTTATGATCCCCGTTCCTTACGATGGGACATCCACTTATGGAAAAGGAGCAGATAAAGGTTATGATGCTATGTTAGATGCTTCCGAAAACATGGAATTGTATGACATAGAAACTGATAGTGAGGTGTATAAGGAAGGGATTTATCTTGCACCAAAAGTAACTGAGGATAGCTCTCCTGAAGCCATGTGTGATGCAGTAGAAAAAGCTACTACTGATATGTTAAATACTGGGAAATTTGTAACGCTATTTGGAGGAGAACATTCCATTTCAATTGGTTCTATTCGTGCATTTAGAAAAAAATATACAAATCTATCTGTTTTACAATTAGATGCACATTCTGATTTGCGCCCTGAATTTCACGGTTCTGCATGTAATCATGCATGTGCTATGCACGAGGCTTCTAAGACAACTAATTTAGTACAAGTAGGTATTAGAAGCATGGATACGGTTGAACTTCCCTTTGTAAAAAAAGAAAATTTCTATACAATGTACAGACTTCGTGCAACAGAAAATTGGATGGACGAAGTGATTAGCAAATTGGGAGAAGATGTCTATTTGACAATCGATTTAGATGTTTTTGATCCATCTATCATGCCTTCAACAGGTACTCCAGAACCGGGAGGTTTGTTATGGTATGATGTCATTACATTAGTTAGAAAATTAATTGAAAAGAAAAATTTAGTAGGCTTTGATATAGTAGAGTTAGCTTCTGAAGAAGGGGTGCCTTCTCCTGATTTCATGGCTTCTAAATTAGTATATAAGATTTTATCATATAAATTTAAAAAGTAA
- a CDS encoding C40 family peptidase: MEIGDYAICHLTVVPVRISPDDTSEIITQLLFGEVVCILSIQNQWLQIEITHDTYKGWVDSKQFMPISKQTAELIVTNPRQQDEVLPLQTPWGNQTILAGSPILSQNKNFQIEDFSYSWNEMAPVIREQNISELALKYLNSPYLWGGRTCFGIDCSGFTQTVYHQLGISLNRDASQQVLQGKEVTFNNQREGDLAFFRSEKSGKITHVGIILENNTIIHAHGRVRIDTLKEEGIYNEKEKYFSHKLNCIKTFK, encoded by the coding sequence ATGGAAATAGGTGATTATGCAATATGCCATTTAACCGTTGTTCCGGTTAGAATCAGTCCCGACGACACTTCGGAAATAATCACACAATTATTATTTGGTGAAGTTGTTTGTATTCTGAGTATTCAAAACCAATGGCTACAAATTGAGATTACGCATGACACTTACAAGGGTTGGGTAGATAGCAAACAATTCATGCCAATTTCAAAGCAAACAGCTGAATTAATTGTTACCAATCCTCGTCAACAAGATGAGGTATTGCCACTTCAAACTCCTTGGGGAAACCAAACAATATTGGCTGGTTCACCCATTCTATCACAAAATAAAAATTTTCAAATAGAAGATTTTTCTTATAGTTGGAATGAGATGGCACCAGTTATTCGTGAACAAAATATATCAGAATTAGCACTTAAATACTTAAATTCGCCTTATTTGTGGGGTGGAAGAACGTGTTTTGGAATAGATTGTTCAGGATTTACGCAAACTGTTTATCATCAATTAGGCATTTCTTTGAATAGAGATGCTTCCCAACAGGTTCTACAGGGTAAAGAGGTGACTTTTAACAACCAAAGAGAAGGAGATTTAGCATTTTTCCGATCAGAAAAATCTGGAAAAATAACACATGTAGGAATAATATTAGAAAATAACACGATTATCCACGCACACGGGAGAGTCAGAATAGATACACTAAAAGAAGAAGGGATTTACAACGAGAAAGAAAAATATTTTTCTCATAAACTAAACTGTATTAAAACATTTAAATAA
- a CDS encoding NAD-dependent epimerase/dehydratase family protein, whose product MRILVTGGAGFIGSNLTRRLVKDGHTVTVVDNLLRGNKLDSDTFSNITFIKGDVCDVELMNKLTQNIDLVFHFAAILGVDVVADAPVETMDVETVGLRNIVKSSIDNSVKKIIYASTSGIYGHSALTQSAFTEEVTVDPKTSYAMAKRYNEIYLASNFEEKGLNAISVRFFNVYGIGQDNRMVVPRFFEQALANENITVFGNGKQTRDFTYIDDAVEACVRLMDISGYHIVNIANEKEITIKDVADEIKEITHSSSNIVYIEAPKKRYDYEVERRVGSSGKLVSLTGFKPSTSLNYGLTQIYNQLNK is encoded by the coding sequence ATGAGAATTTTAGTTACCGGAGGCGCAGGATTTATCGGAAGTAATTTAACACGGCGATTAGTCAAAGATGGTCATACCGTGACTGTAGTTGACAATTTATTACGTGGAAATAAATTAGATTCAGACACCTTTTCAAATATCACTTTCATTAAAGGAGATGTGTGTGATGTTGAATTAATGAATAAACTCACTCAAAATATTGATTTAGTTTTCCATTTTGCTGCCATATTAGGCGTTGATGTTGTCGCAGATGCCCCTGTAGAAACTATGGATGTAGAAACAGTAGGTTTAAGAAATATAGTTAAATCTTCCATCGATAATAGTGTAAAGAAAATAATTTATGCCTCGACCTCAGGTATTTATGGTCATTCTGCGCTTACACAAAGTGCATTTACTGAAGAAGTAACTGTTGACCCTAAGACCTCTTATGCAATGGCTAAACGCTATAACGAAATTTATTTAGCTTCTAATTTTGAAGAGAAGGGATTAAATGCAATTTCAGTGCGTTTTTTCAATGTTTATGGTATCGGGCAAGACAACCGTATGGTAGTACCTCGGTTCTTTGAACAAGCTTTGGCAAATGAAAATATAACTGTATTTGGAAATGGAAAACAAACACGCGATTTCACCTATATTGACGATGCGGTAGAAGCATGTGTACGCCTTATGGATATTAGTGGTTATCACATTGTAAACATTGCCAACGAAAAGGAAATAACTATCAAAGATGTGGCTGATGAAATTAAAGAAATAACGCATTCATCTTCTAATATCGTATATATTGAGGCACCCAAGAAACGATATGATTATGAGGTAGAAAGAAGAGTTGGAAGTTCTGGAAAATTAGTAAGTTTAACAGGCTTTAAGCCATCTACATCTTTGAATTATGGTTTAACTCAGATATACAATCAATTAAATAAATAA
- the gyrB gene encoding DNA topoisomerase (ATP-hydrolyzing) subunit B, whose translation MSELDKKMEDYSADNIQVLEGLEAVRKRPAMYIGDVGLRGLHHLVYEVVDNSIDEAMAGYCNQIFVTINEGESITVEDNGRGIPTAMHSKEKRSALEVVMTVLHAGGKFNKDNYKVSGGLHGVGVSCVNALSDHLSAIVHRDGKVFQQEYSKGAPQYSVKEIGTTDKTGTIVTFHPDATIFEEVKYNYDTLKSRMRELAFLNKGITLVLTDNRDESINDKGEHPTETFHSEIGLREFVKYVDRSREPLIENVIYMEGEKEGIPVEVAMIYNTSYNENILSYVNNIHTHEGGTHLSGFRRGLTGTLKKYADDSGLLTKEKIEIVGDDFREGLTAIISVKVAEPQFEGQTKTKLGNRDVQAPVSQAVSEMLTNYLEENPNDAKKIVEKVIIAARARHAAKKAREMVQRKNVLSGSGLPGKLADCTSKDPAECEIFLVEGDSAGGTAKQGRDRHFQAIMPLRGKILNVEKAMQHKIFESEEIKNIYTALGVRIGTEEDSKALNLEKLRYHKVVIMTDADVDGAHIATLILTFFFRYMKELIENGYVYLAAPPLYLVKKGNKAEYAWDENQRDLLVERMAGNTPRTTVGVQRYKGLGEMNAEQLWETTMNPEHRMLRQITIDNAAEADQVFSMLMGDDVPPRREFIEENAKYANVDA comes from the coding sequence ATGAGTGAATTAGACAAGAAAATGGAGGATTACTCCGCGGATAATATCCAGGTGTTAGAAGGTTTAGAAGCAGTTAGGAAAAGACCTGCGATGTATATCGGAGATGTTGGCTTGAGAGGTTTACATCATTTGGTGTACGAGGTGGTTGACAACTCTATAGATGAAGCGATGGCAGGATATTGTAATCAAATTTTTGTCACTATCAATGAAGGAGAATCTATAACAGTTGAAGATAATGGACGTGGTATCCCCACTGCAATGCACTCTAAAGAAAAAAGATCTGCCTTAGAGGTTGTAATGACTGTATTACATGCCGGAGGTAAATTCAATAAAGATAATTATAAGGTATCAGGAGGTTTACATGGTGTTGGGGTGTCTTGTGTGAATGCACTTTCAGATCATCTTTCTGCCATAGTTCATAGAGATGGAAAAGTATTTCAACAAGAATATAGTAAAGGAGCACCTCAATATTCTGTAAAAGAAATCGGCACAACTGATAAGACAGGAACGATTGTTACTTTTCATCCAGATGCAACCATTTTTGAAGAGGTAAAATACAATTACGATACATTGAAGTCAAGAATGAGAGAATTAGCGTTCTTGAATAAAGGTATTACACTTGTATTGACTGATAATAGAGATGAGTCAATTAACGACAAAGGTGAACATCCAACTGAAACTTTCCATTCTGAAATTGGTTTACGTGAATTTGTTAAATATGTTGACAGAAGCCGTGAGCCTCTTATTGAAAATGTTATATACATGGAAGGTGAGAAAGAGGGTATTCCTGTTGAAGTAGCAATGATTTATAACACTTCTTACAATGAGAATATTCTATCGTATGTGAATAATATCCATACGCATGAAGGTGGAACTCACCTTTCTGGTTTTAGAAGGGGTCTGACTGGTACTTTAAAGAAATATGCTGATGACTCAGGATTATTAACTAAAGAAAAGATTGAAATTGTAGGGGATGACTTTCGTGAAGGATTGACAGCTATTATTTCTGTAAAAGTAGCAGAACCTCAATTTGAAGGTCAGACAAAAACAAAATTAGGTAACAGAGATGTTCAAGCCCCTGTTTCGCAGGCTGTGTCTGAAATGTTGACTAATTATTTGGAAGAAAATCCAAATGATGCAAAAAAAATTGTAGAAAAAGTAATTATTGCTGCAAGAGCACGTCACGCTGCTAAAAAAGCCAGAGAAATGGTGCAACGTAAAAATGTTCTTTCAGGAAGTGGTTTACCAGGGAAGTTAGCGGATTGTACATCTAAAGACCCAGCTGAATGTGAGATTTTCTTAGTTGAGGGAGATTCTGCGGGAGGTACAGCAAAGCAAGGTAGAGATCGTCATTTTCAAGCAATTATGCCTTTGAGAGGTAAAATTTTGAACGTGGAGAAAGCTATGCAACATAAAATCTTTGAAAGTGAAGAAATTAAAAATATCTATACAGCATTAGGAGTTAGAATTGGTACCGAAGAAGATTCAAAGGCATTAAATCTGGAAAAATTAAGATACCATAAGGTTGTAATTATGACGGATGCCGATGTAGATGGGGCGCATATTGCAACATTGATTCTGACTTTCTTCTTCCGTTATATGAAAGAATTGATTGAAAATGGCTATGTGTATTTGGCTGCTCCACCTCTTTACTTAGTGAAGAAAGGAAATAAAGCAGAATATGCATGGGATGAAAATCAACGTGACTTATTAGTGGAACGTATGGCTGGAAATACTCCGAGAACTACAGTAGGTGTTCAACGTTACAAAGGTTTGGGAGAGATGAATGCAGAACAATTATGGGAAACAACTATGAACCCTGAGCACAGAATGTTGCGCCAAATCACTATTGATAATGCGGCAGAAGCAGATCAAGTGTTTTCTATGTTGATGGGGGATGATGTTCCACCACGTAGAGAATTTATTGAAGAAAATGCAAAATATGCGAATGTGGACGCATAA
- a CDS encoding DinB family protein, whose amino-acid sequence MIGIPTDELLFRLRRITEDNMTFVSKKCRHLGENQLHWRRTKDSWNILEVLAHLNSLVNFYHPLILNKIKKTKFTTPSDTFVSSQLGRSAWKSIQLGRANNIKRKFRAQRTHNPTILPELVEKNTIEKFEKNQLELLNILDLAKHVNLKKAKVPISFSRIVRLRLGDVLQFVIYHNERHIQQIKNILENKNFPDKVVG is encoded by the coding sequence ATGATAGGAATTCCAACAGACGAATTACTTTTTAGGCTAAGACGAATTACAGAGGATAATATGACGTTCGTTTCTAAAAAATGTAGGCATTTAGGAGAAAATCAATTACATTGGAGAAGAACAAAAGATAGTTGGAACATTCTAGAGGTCTTAGCTCATCTAAACAGTTTAGTTAATTTTTACCACCCCCTTATTTTAAACAAAATTAAGAAAACAAAATTCACCACACCAAGTGATACATTTGTATCTTCACAATTAGGGAGAAGTGCATGGAAATCTATTCAGTTGGGAAGGGCAAATAATATCAAACGTAAATTTAGAGCCCAACGCACACACAACCCTACTATTTTACCTGAATTAGTAGAAAAGAATACTATAGAAAAATTTGAAAAAAATCAACTAGAGCTATTAAATATTCTAGATTTAGCCAAACATGTTAATCTAAAAAAAGCAAAGGTTCCTATTTCATTCAGTAGAATTGTACGTTTACGCTTAGGAGATGTATTACAATTTGTGATATATCACAATGAGCGTCACATTCAACAAATCAAGAATATACTTGAGAATAAAAATTTCCCCGATAAAGTAGTTGGCTAA
- a CDS encoding serine hydroxymethyltransferase, translating to MKKDQIIFDLIEKERERQTNGIELIASENFVSNEVMEAMGSVLTNKYAEGLPEKRYYGGCEIVDQVEQLAIDRLCQLFGAEWANVQPHSGAQANASVMLACLKPGDKILGFNLSHGGHLTHGSPVNFSGKLYEPHFYGVNKETGQVDYDELEKRAKEVKPKLIVVGASAYSRDWDYERVRQVADQVGALVLADISHPAGMIATKLLKDPLKYCHIVTSTTHKTLRGPRGGIIMMGKNFDNPWGIRWQNGNLRSMASILDAGVFPGTQGGPLEHVIAAKAVAFGEALRPEFTEYQKQIIKNAKVMASELVKRGYDIISGGTDNHSMLIDLRSKGLNGKDAETALNNAHITVNKNMVPFDTESPFVTSGIRLGTPAITTRGVKDTEIPAIVDLIDKTLMNIGNDKIQMEVIADVKSMMSKYPLFGY from the coding sequence ATGAAAAAAGATCAAATCATCTTCGATTTAATAGAGAAAGAAAGAGAACGTCAAACAAACGGAATTGAGTTAATTGCCTCCGAAAACTTTGTAAGTAATGAAGTGATGGAAGCAATGGGTTCTGTATTAACTAATAAATATGCAGAAGGACTTCCTGAAAAAAGGTATTACGGAGGATGTGAAATTGTGGATCAAGTTGAACAATTAGCAATTGATAGACTCTGTCAGCTTTTTGGTGCAGAATGGGCTAACGTACAACCTCACTCTGGCGCACAAGCTAATGCTTCTGTTATGCTAGCTTGTTTGAAACCGGGAGATAAAATTTTAGGATTTAATTTATCTCACGGAGGACATTTGACACATGGCTCTCCAGTAAATTTCTCTGGAAAACTATATGAACCTCATTTCTACGGAGTAAATAAAGAAACAGGACAAGTTGACTATGATGAGTTAGAGAAAAGAGCAAAAGAGGTAAAACCAAAACTTATTGTAGTTGGTGCATCTGCATATAGTCGTGATTGGGATTATGAGCGTGTTCGCCAAGTTGCAGATCAGGTAGGAGCTCTTGTATTAGCAGATATTTCTCACCCAGCTGGAATGATTGCAACCAAATTATTAAAAGACCCATTAAAATACTGTCATATTGTTACTTCAACAACCCATAAAACTTTAAGGGGTCCAAGAGGTGGTATCATTATGATGGGTAAAAACTTTGATAACCCTTGGGGAATTCGCTGGCAGAATGGTAATTTACGTTCTATGGCTTCTATTTTAGATGCTGGAGTATTCCCTGGCACACAAGGTGGACCGCTAGAACACGTAATAGCTGCAAAAGCAGTAGCTTTTGGTGAAGCACTCCGACCAGAATTTACTGAATATCAAAAACAAATTATAAAAAATGCGAAAGTAATGGCCTCTGAATTAGTAAAAAGAGGTTATGACATCATTTCAGGGGGTACTGATAATCATAGTATGTTAATTGACTTACGTTCCAAAGGACTAAATGGTAAAGATGCCGAAACAGCACTAAACAATGCGCATATTACGGTAAACAAAAACATGGTACCTTTCGATACAGAATCTCCATTTGTCACTTCAGGTATTCGTCTAGGAACTCCTGCTATTACAACTCGTGGCGTAAAAGACACTGAGATTCCTGCTATTGTAGATTTAATTGATAAAACATTAATGAATATAGGAAATGATAAAATACAAATGGAAGTTATTGCCGATGTTAAATCAATGATGAGTAAATATCCTTTGTTTGGATATTAA
- a CDS encoding deoxyhypusine synthase family protein — MGKVREFIEYNYRHFNAAALVDAAKGYEKHLAEGKKMLVSLAGAMSTAELGISLAEMIRQDKIHIISTTGANLEEDVMNLVAHNHYERVPHYRDLTPQDEWDLLENHMNRVTDTCIPEEEAFRRIQAHIFKIWKDAEDKGERFFPHEFLYKLLLSGVLEQYYEIDSKNSWMLAAAQKNLPIVCPGWEDSTLGNIFASYCIKGELKPSTMKSGIEYMTWLANHYTATAGTDGIGFFQIGGGIAGDFPICVVPMLYQDLEREDTPFWSYFCQISDSTTSYGSYSGAVPNEKITWGKLGIDTPKFIVESDATIVAPLIFAYLLDQ; from the coding sequence ATGGGAAAAGTTAGAGAGTTTATTGAGTACAATTACCGCCACTTTAATGCTGCTGCGTTAGTTGATGCTGCTAAAGGATATGAAAAACACTTAGCTGAAGGTAAAAAAATGTTAGTTTCCTTAGCAGGAGCTATGAGTACAGCTGAATTAGGGATTTCCTTAGCTGAAATGATTCGCCAGGATAAAATTCACATAATTTCTACTACAGGTGCCAATTTGGAAGAGGATGTGATGAATTTGGTGGCACACAATCACTACGAACGTGTTCCACACTATAGAGATTTAACTCCACAAGATGAGTGGGATTTATTAGAAAACCACATGAATCGTGTAACGGATACGTGTATTCCTGAAGAAGAAGCTTTTAGAAGAATTCAAGCGCATATTTTTAAAATCTGGAAGGATGCTGAAGATAAAGGGGAACGCTTTTTTCCGCACGAATTTTTATATAAATTATTGCTTTCTGGAGTGTTAGAGCAATATTATGAGATTGATTCAAAGAATTCATGGATGTTGGCTGCAGCACAGAAAAATTTACCAATTGTTTGTCCAGGCTGGGAAGATTCTACTTTGGGGAATATATTTGCTTCTTACTGTATTAAAGGAGAATTAAAGCCTTCTACAATGAAATCAGGAATTGAATATATGACTTGGTTAGCTAATCATTATACTGCTACAGCAGGAACAGATGGTATTGGTTTCTTCCAAATAGGAGGGGGAATTGCAGGTGATTTCCCAATTTGTGTAGTTCCAATGTTGTATCAAGATTTGGAAAGAGAAGATACCCCGTTCTGGAGTTATTTCTGCCAAATTTCTGATTCAACAACAAGTTATGGTTCATATTCTGGGGCAGTACCTAACGAAAAAATAACGTGGGGTAAACTAGGTATCGATACACCTAAATTTATTGTAGAATCTGATGCTACAATTGTAGCTCCATTGATTTTTGCATATTTGTTAGATCAATAG
- a CDS encoding arginine decarboxylase, translating into MKNKYIDLIEQTFDFPQEEFKVEDGKLFFRELDMSALIEKYGTPFRFTYLPIIGQQIEKCRNWFNTTMKEQQYKGKYEYCYCTKSSHFNFVLEECLQHKTNIETSSAFDIDILIALFNKGKLDKNTYILCNGYKTEEYIKKIKELLDLGFSKVIPVIDNFREFDILEEEIDQKLEIGIRIASEEDPKFEFYTSRLGIGYKDVVSFFNWKLKDHKKFKLSMLHFFVNTGIRDNAYYWNELHKFLGVYENLIKNDANIKYLNIGGGFPIKNSLAFNYDYEYMVQEIMSQVKNAADHVDAKHPDIFTEFGSFTVAESGGMVFTILDQKKQNDREKWNMINSSFMTTLPDAWAINKRFIMLPINRWEEKYERVFLGGLTCDSDDYYNSEQHTNAIYLPVYSKRSPLHVGFFNCGAYQESISGFGGIKHCLIPSPQHILIDKDEETGEIKDEIFAPHQTPEQMLKILGYK; encoded by the coding sequence ATGAAGAATAAATACATTGATCTAATTGAGCAAACCTTTGATTTTCCACAGGAAGAGTTTAAAGTAGAAGACGGCAAACTATTCTTTAGAGAGCTTGATATGAGTGCCTTGATAGAAAAATATGGAACTCCTTTTAGGTTTACTTATCTTCCAATTATCGGTCAACAAATAGAAAAATGCCGAAATTGGTTTAATACCACCATGAAAGAACAACAATATAAAGGTAAATATGAGTATTGTTATTGTACAAAAAGCTCACATTTTAACTTTGTTTTAGAGGAATGTTTACAACATAAAACCAATATTGAAACTAGTTCTGCTTTTGATATTGATATTCTTATAGCTTTATTTAATAAAGGTAAATTAGATAAGAATACATATATTTTATGTAATGGGTATAAGACGGAAGAATATATAAAAAAGATTAAAGAATTATTGGATTTAGGATTTTCAAAAGTGATTCCTGTGATTGATAATTTTCGTGAGTTTGATATCCTAGAAGAAGAAATTGATCAGAAGCTAGAAATAGGTATTCGTATTGCGTCAGAGGAAGACCCAAAATTTGAATTCTATACCTCTCGTTTGGGAATCGGATATAAAGATGTAGTGTCTTTCTTCAATTGGAAGTTAAAAGATCATAAGAAATTCAAACTTTCTATGCTACATTTCTTTGTAAATACAGGTATTCGTGATAATGCATATTATTGGAATGAGTTGCATAAGTTTTTAGGAGTTTATGAGAATTTGATCAAAAACGACGCAAACATCAAATATTTAAATATTGGTGGAGGTTTTCCCATTAAAAATTCTTTGGCATTTAACTACGATTACGAATATATGGTCCAAGAGATTATGTCACAGGTTAAAAATGCTGCAGATCATGTGGATGCTAAACACCCTGATATCTTTACTGAATTTGGTTCGTTTACTGTGGCTGAATCGGGAGGGATGGTATTTACAATCTTAGACCAGAAAAAACAAAATGATAGAGAGAAGTGGAACATGATTAATAGCTCTTTTATGACGACTTTACCAGATGCATGGGCTATTAATAAACGATTTATCATGTTACCTATTAATAGATGGGAGGAAAAATATGAAAGAGTCTTTTTAGGTGGCTTAACCTGTGACTCTGATGATTATTATAATTCAGAACAGCACACCAATGCTATTTACCTTCCTGTATATAGCAAAAGATCCCCTTTGCATGTTGGGTTCTTTAATTGTGGGGCCTATCAAGAATCCATTTCTGGATTTGGTGGAATTAAACACTGTTTGATTCCTAGTCCACAACATATTTTGATAGATAAAGATGAAGAAACAGGAGAGATTAAAGATGAAATATTTGCACCGCATCAAACTCCTGAACAAATGCTTAAAATTTTAGGATACAAATAA